From the genome of Bicyclus anynana chromosome 20, ilBicAnyn1.1, whole genome shotgun sequence, one region includes:
- the LOC112045167 gene encoding uncharacterized protein LOC112045167 → MDIEEFINFIELEFKIDFTSLPQWRELIEIMNIAQTDYKIRKRNAENRKYEIIQKIYMQNSRLTPFELTDKLIRTSRKWQDMKLKHKSIEPKVSNIKDDLLIMSCDDHISNVSEPGDQTTLVKCPSHPNTEEAQIEAIQDTELELNWHISPKIGYPKAIVHIKNTDDACYCLHIRKRYVNFVSESDESDKSNEVNSLDSKNFYEREEGKELELQNTILSTPNTRKSSAHFDKFSDDLQKFDTIDIVALVVSDIIDLALEPFIFKHTYLCIEPRSKKFVKVYFTKVHHIGYHQSYYDFIFIDSKDSDMTLTKTTKVFAEVLPHPVSIKPKILDMTRSPVTFGYLKDSFTITNSHKIFPVTIKITSTLKMKKIFKITPKEMIVCPLSSTIFYVTICTKRKNELITGELAYFTIKISIKGHESIYKNVPPFFYEIITPCCMEFREVYDTEYCSDASDLSRCKNLEDTKNSYFL, encoded by the exons ATGGACATAGAAGaatttataaactttattgAGTTGGAattcaaaattgattttacCTCATTGCCACAGTGGAGGGAACTTATTGAGATAATGAATATCGCTCAGACagattataaaataagaaaacggAATGCTGAAAATCGTAAATATGAGATCATACAAAAAATTTATATGCAGAATTCCAGACTTACTCCATTTGAACTTACTGACAAATTAATTAGAACTTCCAGAAAGTGGCAAGATATGAAACTTAAGCACAAAAGCATTGAACCTAAAGTTTCTAACATAAAAGATGATCTTTTAATTATGTCTTGTGATGATCATATAAGTAATGTATCAGAACCAGGAGATCAAACGACTCTCGTTAAGTGTCCGTCACATCCTAATACAGAAGAAGCACAAATAGAAGCGATACAAGACACCGAACTAGAACTTAA TTGGCATATATCACCAAAAATTGGATATCCAAAAGCAAttgttcatataaaaaatacagatgACGCTTGTTATTGCTTACATATCAGAAAAAGATATGTTAATTTTGTCTCGGAATCCGATGAGAGTGATAAATCCAATGAAGTAAATAGTCTAGACTCGAAGAATTTTTATGAAAGAGAAGAGGGCAAAGAGTTAGAGCTCCAAAATACCATTTTGTCAACACCAAATACAAGAAAATCGAGTGcacattttgataaatttagTGATGATTTACAAAAATTTGATACTATTGACATTGTAGCTTTGGTTGTAAGCGATATAATAGATCTTGCTCTTGAACCATTCATTTTTAAACACACATACCTGTGTATTGAACCTCGATCAAaaaaattcgttaaagtatatTTCACAAAAGTTCATCATATAGGTTATCATCAAAGTTACTATGATTTCATATTTATAGACTCCAAAGACAGTGATATGACACTTACTAAAACAACAAAAGTTTTTGCCGAGGTTTTGCCTCATCCTGTTTCTATAAAACCGAAAATACTTGATATGACTAGATCACCTGTAACATTTGGatatttgaaagattctttTACAATCACAAATTCACACAAGATTTTTCcagttacaattaaaataacatcaactttaaaaatgaaaaagatcTTTAAAATCACTCCTAAGGAAATGATAGTTTGTCCACTATCAAGCacaattttttatgttacaatATGTACCAAAAGAAAAAACGAACTGATAACTGGGGAATTAGCCTATTTTACGATAAAGATTTCGATTAAAGGACACGAATCCATTTACAAAAACGTTCCTCCTTTTTTCTATGAAATTATAACACCGTGTTGTATGGAATTCAGAGAAGTGTATGACACTGAATATTGCAGTGACGCGAGTGATTTATCAAGATGCAAAAATCTAGAAGATACAAaaaattcgtattttttataa
- the LOC112045158 gene encoding RING finger protein nhl-1-like, with protein MAEKVKKKPSFFLNFKRFNSHRGDETVIPTTPQVQTAPAIYRSTSSRQVNSNIPDIMKPRNIIPFIFYDLSRLSGGIKDLIQCSLCLEILSRPKMLPCQHTFCCNCLKIYVADLPIINCPICRTRIQVHSVNFVEDLPSNLYIDTLLAMVGVTEDKTKPVTPPSTPLNNNLQSVELFAAGVRCSHCLTICDNLDISNCEHCKSNFCKVCWLQHLDDMRIQIGSILKELDSAASRLEHKIEHYEDRFDRIIEQINMAAEEKVNAILEAKMALITEASELHKSGEMTALALKESVAEAQDVAKRAMTIRENIDDDQVMTFINLHTNTLQLLTEVSKWDAEKYTFDKENFRIESDSNTPYDAESDDPLPEAAKQNDPMESDATLTLHYRSRNFIPHYIWRKTSRPSGVGISPWNNHLYICGMDSHSVLVVERSQAKIVTRLSCDEMLCPVHIAFMKSLGEIYVTDKWKHCIHVFSKDGEYLRSIGQKGSRVGMFRSPEGIATDNAQHHIYVVDTGNDRVQVIQSDGKFVDQYGVATKQQPMHTTTVWETKEILCTEFNGPTAVAVTNDRVIILDSGNRRVKVYNKQDKSKIIEFGSLGQRKGQFRQPECLAVDPMGFILVGDSGNCRVQVFKPNGQLVRVFGRLGSEPGKFGWISGIYVTKQLDIIVSDTKNHSVNFF; from the exons ATGGCGGAAAAGGTGAAGAAGAAACCTTCCTTCTTTTTGAACTTCAAAAGGTTTAACAGCCACCGAGGAGATGAGACAGTCATTCCGACAACTCCTCAAGTGCAGACTGCTCCAGCGATTTATCGGTCAACAAGTTCACGACAAGTCAACTCTAATATACCGGATATTATGAAACCTAGAAA TATtataccttttattttttatgacttaTCCAGGTTATCTGGTGGCATCAAAGACTTAATCCAATGCTCTTTGTGCCTAGAGATTCTCTCTAGACCAAAGATGTTACCGTGTCAACACACTTTCTGCTGCAACTGTTTAAAAATCTACGTTGCAG ATCTCCCAATAATCAACTGTCCCATCTGCCGTACGAGAATACAAGTACACAGTGTAAATTTTGTGGAAGACCTTCCATCAAACCTTTACATAGATACCCTGCTAGCCATGGTCGGGGTTACCGAAGACAAGACTAAACCAGTAACCCCGCCATCGACGCCGCTGAACAATAACCTGCAGAGTGTAGAGCTGTTTGCTGCAGGAGTCAGATGTTCGCACTGCCTAACTATATGTGATAATTTGGACATCTCTAACTGTGAACATTGCAAATCG AACTTCTGCAAAGTTTGTTGGTTACAACATTTAGATGACATGCGAATCCAAATTGGTTCTATTTTGAAAGAGCTGGACTCTGCTGCCAGTAGACTTGAACACAAAATTGAGCATTATgag GACAGATTCGATCGTATCattgaacaaataaatatggCAGCAGAAGAAAAGGTCAACGCTATCCTGGAAGCAAAAATGGCTTTGATAACAGAGGCATCTGAATTACATAAAAGTGGTGAAATGACAGCTTTGGCGTTGAAAGAATCTGTGGCAGAGGCTCAAGATGTTGCTAAACGAGCTATGACAATAAGGgagaatattgatgatgatCAG GTGATGACCTTCATAaatttacatacaaacacaTTACAACTTTTGACCGAAGTCTCCAAATGGGATGCGGAGAAGTATACTTTTGACAAAGAAAACTTCCGAATAGAATCAGATTCTAATACGCCTTATGACGCCGAATCAGATGATCCTTTACCTGAAGCAGCAAAACAAAATGATCCTATGGAGAGTGATGCAACTTTAACTCTACATTATAG ATCCCGTAACTTCATACCCCATTACATATGGCGGAAAACGTCCCGGCCGTCCGGCGTCGGCATCAGTCCGTGGAACAACCACCTCTACATCTGCGGCATGGACAGCCACAGTGTGCTGGTGGTGGAACGGTCGCAAGCCAAGATTGTCACGAGACTGTCTTGTGACGAAATGCTGTGCCCAGTCCATATCGCGTTTATGAAGAGTTTGGGAGAGATTTATGTGACCG ATAAATGGAAGCACTGCATACACGTGTTCTCAAAGGACGGCGAGTACCTCCGCTCCATCGGACAGAAAGGCAGCAGAGTTGGCATGTTCCGATCTCCCGAGGGCATAGCGACTGACAACGCACAACATCATATTTATGTTGTTGATACTGGAAACGATAGGGTTCAG GTTATCCAGTCTGATGGAAAATTCGTAGACCAATACGGTGTAGCGACCAAACAGCAACCAATGCACACAACAACCGTATGGGAGACCAAGGAAATACTTTGCACCGAATTCAACGGACCCACCGCAGTCGCTGTAACCAACGACCGCGTAATCATACTCGACAGCGGTAACCGACGGGTCAAAGTATACAACAAACAggataaaagtaaaattatcgaGTTCGGATCGTTGGGGCAAAGAAAAGGCCAATTCCGACAGCCAGAATGTCTAGCGGTTGATCCGATGGGCTTCATCTTAGTAGGGGATTCGGGGAACTGTCGCGTACAAGTTTTTAAACCTAACGGACAATTGGTAAGGGTGTTCGGAAGGTTAGGGAGTGAGCCAGGGAAGTTTGGATGGATATCCGGTATCTACGTCACTAAACAATTGGATATCATTGTTAGTGATACTAAAAATCATAgcgttaactttttttaa